The Anolis carolinensis isolate JA03-04 chromosome 1, rAnoCar3.1.pri, whole genome shotgun sequence genome window below encodes:
- the perp gene encoding p53 apoptosis effector related to PMP-22 has product MVRCGLACWRCRWLLPLLLGLAIILGIIALAGRGWLESAEAPYVRQASLWWDCFKANPGDLNWACNSLMDYSWGKAAAATYLVGFCILCICFCLAVIAFSIEVLRWNFVRGIGGLLFVVAAFQILGLVIYPVMYTEDIPLTGSNMFSWAYGFGWASTVMVIGCAFFFCCLPNWEDEVLGNIKPYGYNDVERM; this is encoded by the exons ATGGTCCGGTGCGGTCTGGCCTGCTGGAGGTGCCGATGGCTCCTGCCCCTTCTCTTGGGTTTAGCCATCATCTTGGGCATCATTGCCTTGGCTGGTAGGGGGTGGCTGGAGTCGGCCGAAGCGCCTTATGTGCGCCAAGCATCGCTATGGTGGGACTGCTTCAAAGCAAATCCTGGTGACCTCAACTGGGCATGCAACTCCCTCATGGATTACA GTTGGGGTAAAGCTGCAGCTGCGACATACCTAGTTGGCTTTTGCATCCTGTGTATCTGCTTCTGCCTCGCAGTCATTGCATTTTCCATTGAAGTACTGCGGTGGAACTTTGTTCGAGGAATCGGGGGTTTGCTGTTTGTTGTTG CTGCTTTCCAGATCCTAGGCTTGGTCATCTACCCAGTGATGTACACAGAAGACATTCCTCTGACGGGAAGCAACATGTTCAGTTGGGCCTATGGCTTTGGCTGGGCAAGTACCGTGATGGTGATCGGCTGCGCATTCTTCTTCTGCTGCCTGCCTAACTGGGAAGACGAAGTTCTGGGCAATATAAAACCCTATGGGTACAATGATGTGGAGCGTATGTGA